One window of Quercus robur chromosome 5, dhQueRobu3.1, whole genome shotgun sequence genomic DNA carries:
- the LOC126728617 gene encoding subtilisin-like protease SBT5.4: MMLTMKNKTWFSKLSLFLLLYVIWSLLQAPTLAIKQSYIVYLGSHAHGPEVSEADFDRVTDSHYDFLGSFLGSKEIAKDAIIYSYQRHINGFSANLEEEMAAEIAKHPKVVSVFLNQGRQLHTTHSWEFMLMKKEIGGVIHPSSLWEKANFGEDIIIGNLDTGVWPKSKSFSGTGYGPIPSKWKGICQNDTVPCNRKLIGARYFNQGYTNFTGPLNSALNNALDHEGHGSHTLSTAGGNFVPGASVLGVGNGTAKGGSPKARVAAYKVCWKPINGSECFDNDIMAAFDMAIHDGVDVLSMSLGGNPTDYFNDGMSIGAFHAVKNGIVVISSAGNSGPKSGTVTNVAPWMITVGASTLDREFESFVKLRNGKQFKGASMSKPMPAGDKFYPLISAAHAKAANASAKDAMLCKPGTLDPKKAKGKILACLRGETARVDKGEQAALAGAVGMILCNDKLDGNEIIADPHVLPATQINYKDGVAVFAYINSTNDPLGYITAPTAKINKRPAPFMASFSSVGPSQVTPEILKPDVTAPGVNIIAAYTGEASPSEENFDKRRIPFITMSGTSMSCPHVSGVVGLLKKLHPDWSPSAIKSALMTTARRRDNTKSPILDGSFIKATPFSYGAGHIRPNRAMDPGLVYDLTVNDYLDFLCASGYNQTLLELFTEAPYKCPKSASLLDFNYPSITVTNLSRSVNVTRKLKNVGSPGTYVARVREPIGISVHVEPKILKFEGIGEEKSFKLTVTKKTAGMGTEDYVFGVIIWSDGNHYVRSPIVVGMPLGH, encoded by the exons ATGATGctaacaatgaaaaacaaaacatggtTTTCAAAGCTTTCACTTTTCTTACTTCTGTATGTTATTTGGTCTCTGTTGCAAGCACCTACTTTGGCGATCAAACAG TCTTATATAGTGTACTTAGGATCACATGCACACGGTCCAGAAGTTTCTGAGGCTGATTTTGATCGTGTGACTGATTCTCATTATGACTTCCTTGGATCATTCTTGGGAAG TAAAGAGATTGCAAAGGATGCAATTATCTACTCGTATCAAAGACATATCAATGGTTTTTCTGCCAACCTTGAAGAGGAAATGGCAGCTGAAATCGCAA AGCATCCAAAAGTTGTGTCGGTTTTTTTGAACCAAGGAAGACAGTTACACACAACCCATTCATGGGAATTTATGTTAATGAAAAAAGAGATCGGGGGTGTGATACACCCCAGTTCCTTGTGGGAAAAGGCCAATTTTGGTGAAGACATAATTATTGGAAATCTTGACACAG GTGTATGGCCAAAATCAAAGAGCTTCAGCGGCACAGGTTATGGACCCATACCATCAAAGTGGAAAGGAATCTGTCAAAATGATACAGTCCCTTGCAACAG GAAACTAATTGGAGCAAGATACTTCAACCAAGGCTATACTAATTTTACTGGGCCACTCAACTCTGCACTTAATAATGCACTTGACCATGAAGGCCATGGTTCTCACACACTATCAACTGCAGGAGGGAACTTTGTTCCTGGGGCAAGTGTACTTGGTGTGGGCAATGGAACTGCCAAAGGTGGTTCCCCAAAAGCCAGAGTTGCGGCCTACAAGGTCTGTTGGAAACCAATTAATGGGAGTGAATGCTTTGACAATGATATAATGGCAGCCTTTGATATGGCCATACATGATGGGGTTGATGTGCTTTCTATGTCACTTGGTGGCAATCCAACTGATTACTTCAATGATGGTATGTCAATCGGGGCATTCCATGCTGTTAAGAATGGTATTGTTGTAATAAGCTCAGCTGGAAATTCTGGACCAAAATCTGGAACTGTAACAAATGTTGCACCTTGGATGATAACTGTTGGAGCTAGCACCTTGGACAGAGAATTCGAATCTTTTGTTAAACTTCGAAATGGGAAGCAATTCAAG GGCGCAAGCATGTCTAAACCTATGCCAGCTGGGGATAAATTCTACCCACTTATTAGTGCTGCACATGCTAAAGCTGCTAATGCATCTGCCAAAGACGC TATGCTCTGTAAACCAGGTACATTGGATCCGAAAAAGGCTAAGGGTAAAATTCTGGCCTGTTTGAGAGGGGAAACCGCAAGAGTAGACAAAGGTGAACAAGCAGCTCTTGCTGGGGCAGTTGGGATGATTCTTTGCAATGATAAGCTCGATGGTAATGAAATTATTGCCGATCCTCACGTACTACCAGCAACACAGATTAACTATAAAGATGGTGTAGCAGTCTTTGCCTACATCAATTCTACTAA TGATCCATTGGGATATATTACGGCCCCGACagcaaaaattaacaaaaggcCTGCCCCATTCATGGCCTCATTCTCGTCCGTAGGTCCTAGCCAAGTTACACCCGAGATTCTTAAG CCGGATGTTACTGCTCCTGGAGTGAACATCATAGCTGCCTACACTGGAGAAGCAAGCCCTtcagaagaaaattttgataagcGTAGAATTCCTTTTATCACCATGTCTGGCACATCTATGTCCTGCCCTCATGTTTCTGGAGTTGTTGGTCTTCTTAAGAAACTCCATCCTGACTGGAGCCCATCTGCCATAAAATCCGCACTCATGACAACCG CTAGAAGAAGGGACAACACTAAGAGTCCAATCCTGGATGGATCTTTTATCAAGGCAACGCCATTCAGTTATGGTGCTGGCCACATACGACCAAACCGTGCCATGGATCCTGGTTTGGTCTATGACTTAACTGTCAATGATTACTTGGACTTTCTTTGCGCTTCTGGCTATAACCAAACTTTACTTGAACTCTTCACCGAGGCTCCTTATAAATGTCCCAAGTCAGCTAGTCTTTTGGACTTCAACTATCCATCCATAACAGTCACTAATCTATCTCGGTCAGTAAATGTGACTCGAAAGCTCAAGAATGTTGGCTCACCAGGCACCTATGTAGCTCGTGTCCGAGAACCCATTGGAATTTCAGTTCATGTTGAgcctaaaattttgaaatttgagggTATTGGAGAAGAGAAGAGTTTCAAGTTAACTGTGACCAAGAAAACTGCTGGAATGGGAACTGAAGACTATGTATTTGGAGTGATAATTTGGTCAGATGGCAATCACTATGTAAGGAGTCCAATAGTAGTTGGTATGCCTCTTGGCCACTGA
- the LOC126729161 gene encoding cyclin-D3-2-like, translating to MAEEEEKSHHHLVCLNDLSCNEDNMSTIEQPLSNNHLPQFIVELDEQLDKQYCWLHILLSKEDETHTKLSTCFLKADMSLIIISARQEAVKWILAVNSYHDFSAFTAVLSVNYLDQFLLSFQSRSDMPMKPWMVQLAAVACLSLAAKVVEIHVPLLLDLQVEKSEYVFRPKSIQKMELLVLSLLDWKMNPVTPLSFMNHIIKMVPMGDHRHLEFSALFKHRVLSLLSDFKLVHYRPSVISAAVTLHVMKHMDFGGENLDSCKDELCGILQFNKEKLDACYQLIRTSLANGNNY from the exons atggctgaagaagaagaaaagtctCATCATCACTTGGTTTGTCTCAATGACCTTTCCTGCAACGAAGATAACATGAGTACTATTGAACAGCCACTGAGTAATAATCATTTGCCACAATTTATAGTGGAACTGGATGAGCAGCTTGACAAGCAATATTGTTGGCTACATATTCTGTTATCTAAGGAAGACGAGACCCATACCAAGCTCTCTACCTGCTTTCTAAAAGCCGATATGTCTCTCATCATCATTTCAGCTCGTCAAGAGGCCGTAAAGTGGATTTTGGCTGTCAATTCTTACCATGATTTCTCTGCCTTCACTGCAGTTTTGTCAGTTAACTATCTTGATCAATTTCTACTCAGTTTTCAGTCAAGGAGTGACATGCCCATGAAGCCTTGGATGGTGCAGTTAGCTGCTGTAGCTTGTCTTTCTTTAGCAGCTAAAGTTGTGGAGATCCACGTTCCTCTTCTCCTTGATCTCCAA GTTGAGAAATCGGAATATGTGTTTAGGCCAAAGTCAATCCAAAAAATGGAATTGTTGGTGCTCTCGCTGCTAGATTGGAAGATGAACCCGGTCACCCCACTTTCTTTCATGAACCACATTATCAAAATGGTTCCCATGGGAGATCACCGGCATTTGGAGTTCTCTGCATTATTTAAGCATCGTGTTCTTTCTCTGCTCAGTGATTTTAAACTAGTGCATTATCGGCCATCTGTAATTTCTGCGGCCGTAACACTTCATGTGATGAAGCATATGGATTTTGGAGGTGAGAATTTGGATTCCTGCAAGGATGAACTCTGTGGTATTCTTCAGTTCAACAAAGAGAAACTCGACGCATGTTATCAACTCATCCGGACATCTTTAGCAAATGGCAATAACTACTAG